A stretch of the Sulfurimonas sp. HSL-1656 genome encodes the following:
- a CDS encoding enoyl-ACP reductase produces the protein MSEMKGKTLVITGATKGIGKAIAEKFAANGVNIAFTYNSNEAVANELAASWEAEYGIKARAYALNILEPDEFKPLFLKIDEDFDRIDFFVSNAMIYGRPVVGGYGKFMRLKPRGLNNIYTATVNAFVMGTQEAAKRMEKVGGGAVVTMSSTGNLVYIENYAGHGTNKAAVEAMSRYAAVELGEMNIRVNAVSGGPIDTDALKAFTNYEEVKAETVRRSAIGRMGQPEDIAGAVYFLCTEEASWITGQTIVVDGGTTFK, from the coding sequence ATGTCAGAGATGAAAGGCAAAACACTGGTCATCACCGGGGCAACCAAGGGGATCGGCAAAGCGATCGCCGAGAAGTTTGCCGCTAACGGCGTCAACATCGCCTTTACCTATAACAGCAACGAAGCCGTCGCAAACGAACTGGCGGCCTCCTGGGAAGCTGAGTACGGTATCAAGGCGCGCGCCTATGCACTGAACATCCTCGAACCCGACGAGTTCAAGCCCCTCTTCCTCAAGATCGACGAGGATTTCGACCGTATTGACTTTTTTGTCTCCAATGCTATGATCTACGGCCGTCCGGTCGTCGGCGGCTACGGCAAGTTCATGCGCCTCAAGCCCCGCGGCCTGAACAACATCTACACTGCGACGGTCAACGCCTTCGTCATGGGAACCCAGGAAGCGGCGAAGCGCATGGAAAAGGTCGGCGGCGGTGCCGTCGTCACGATGTCCAGTACCGGGAACCTCGTCTACATCGAGAACTATGCCGGCCACGGCACGAACAAGGCTGCCGTCGAGGCGATGAGCCGCTACGCCGCCGTGGAGCTGGGCGAGATGAACATCCGCGTCAACGCCGTCTCCGGCGGCCCAATCGACACCGATGCCCTCAAAGCCTTCACCAACTACGAAGAGGTCAAGGCCGAGACGGTCAGACGCTCCGCGATCGGCCGTATGGGACAGCCCGAAGATATCGCCGGCGCCGTCTACTTCCTCTGTACGGAAGAGGCAAGCTGGATCACCGGCCAGACCATTGTCGTCGACGGCGGGACGACCTTTAAATAA
- the rseP gene encoding RIP metalloprotease RseP, whose product MSWLISLLVLSALIFFHELGHFAVARRLGVYVEVFSIGFGKKLASFRAFNTEWRIAAIPLGGYVRMKGQDDSDPTKTSPDPDSYNSKTPLQRIAILLAGPAANFGLAFVLYFLIALGGPQVLSPVIGSVVEASPAAAAGLKAGDRILAIDGKTVTTWDEMSNVVKRAERTISLRIERDGMVETIAVTPKMTETQNMFRETVYRPMVGIGSAGETHALDLGLLGAVGYAVDETWEASKLIFISLEKLITGAVPTSELGGVVTIVKITADASESGWMAVFFFAALISVNLGVLNLLPIPALDGGHIMFNLYEMVMRRAPSEAILFKLTIAGWGILLGLMSLGLYNDINRLMQ is encoded by the coding sequence ATGAGCTGGCTTATCTCCCTCCTCGTCCTCTCGGCGCTGATCTTTTTCCATGAACTCGGCCACTTCGCCGTGGCCCGCCGCCTGGGCGTCTATGTCGAAGTCTTCAGCATCGGCTTCGGCAAGAAACTCGCCAGCTTCCGCGCTTTCAACACCGAATGGCGCATCGCGGCGATCCCGCTGGGCGGCTACGTGCGCATGAAAGGGCAGGACGACAGCGACCCGACCAAGACGAGTCCCGACCCCGACAGCTACAACAGCAAAACGCCCCTGCAGCGCATCGCGATCCTGCTGGCAGGCCCCGCGGCCAATTTCGGCCTGGCCTTCGTCCTCTACTTCCTGATCGCCCTCGGCGGGCCGCAGGTCCTCTCCCCGGTCATCGGCAGCGTCGTAGAAGCGTCGCCGGCCGCCGCGGCGGGGCTGAAAGCGGGCGACCGCATCCTGGCCATCGACGGTAAAACCGTCACCACCTGGGATGAGATGTCCAATGTCGTCAAGCGGGCCGAACGTACGATCTCGCTGCGTATCGAACGCGACGGCATGGTCGAGACCATCGCCGTCACGCCGAAAATGACCGAGACCCAGAACATGTTCCGCGAGACCGTCTACCGCCCGATGGTCGGCATCGGTTCCGCCGGGGAGACCCACGCGCTCGATCTCGGTCTGCTCGGCGCCGTCGGTTACGCCGTCGATGAGACCTGGGAGGCCTCGAAGCTGATTTTCATCAGCCTGGAGAAACTCATCACCGGTGCCGTACCGACCTCGGAACTCGGCGGCGTCGTCACCATCGTCAAGATCACCGCCGACGCCAGCGAGAGCGGCTGGATGGCCGTCTTTTTCTTTGCAGCGCTCATTTCGGTCAACCTCGGCGTTCTGAACCTGCTGCCGATCCCGGCCCTCGACGGCGGCCACATCATGTTCAACCTCTACGAGATGGTGATGCGGCGCGCCCCGAGCGAAGCGATCCTCTTCAAGCTCACCATCGCGGGCTGGGGCATCCTGCTCGGGCTGATGAGCCTCGGGCTCTATAACGATATCAACAGGTTGATGCAATGA
- the pgsA gene encoding CDP-diacylglycerol--glycerol-3-phosphate 3-phosphatidyltransferase, whose protein sequence is MFNLPNSLALSRIVIAPLMFWIILNPEAFTAQGIDISWNYYVAALLFVLASATDFFDGYIARELDQITMTGKILDPLADKMLILAAFLGLMMTDAASPWAIYIIIVRELFITGLRTVSISEGIDIAASWAGKVKTVAQMFAVGFLLMHWPGGDILLWIAVVLTVYSGAEYVVGFARTYARHHAA, encoded by the coding sequence ATGTTTAACCTGCCCAACTCCCTGGCTCTGTCGCGCATCGTCATCGCGCCGCTGATGTTCTGGATCATCCTGAACCCGGAGGCCTTTACGGCCCAAGGGATCGATATCAGCTGGAACTACTATGTCGCGGCGCTCCTTTTCGTCCTCGCCAGCGCCACGGACTTCTTTGACGGTTACATCGCCAGAGAGCTCGACCAGATCACCATGACGGGCAAGATCCTCGACCCCCTGGCGGACAAGATGCTTATTCTTGCCGCCTTTCTGGGGCTGATGATGACCGATGCCGCCTCCCCGTGGGCCATCTATATTATTATCGTCAGGGAACTCTTCATCACCGGGCTTCGGACCGTCTCTATCTCCGAGGGGATCGACATCGCCGCCTCCTGGGCCGGCAAGGTCAAGACGGTCGCGCAGATGTTCGCCGTCGGATTCCTGCTGATGCACTGGCCCGGCGGTGACATCCTGCTCTGGATCGCCGTCGTCCTCACCGTCTACTCCGGGGCCGAATACGTCGTCGGCTTCGCGCGCACCTATGCAAGGCACCACGCGGCATGA
- the dapA gene encoding 4-hydroxy-tetrahydrodipicolinate synthase, producing MNIITGSSTALITPFKNGKLDEQTYAALIQRQIDNGIDAVCPVGTTGESATLTADEDIRCMEIAVDVCKGTQTKVLAGAGSNATAEAITTAIRARDCGVDAIFSVAPYYNKPSQEGLYQHYKAIAEAVPELPFMLYNVPGRTMSDISADTVIRLFDDLPNIFGIKEATGSLERTVDLLSRRPELKVFSGDDAIDYPILAAGGAGITSVTANLLPDMKSALVRSALAGDYATARALNEQLLPINQVLFCEANPIPIKAAMYIAGLIDTLEYRLPLVPPSAANMKRIEEVMKNYTIVGVN from the coding sequence ATGAACATTATCACCGGTTCAAGCACCGCGCTGATCACCCCGTTCAAAAACGGCAAACTCGACGAACAGACCTACGCGGCGCTGATCCAGCGGCAGATCGACAACGGGATCGATGCCGTCTGTCCCGTCGGCACGACCGGGGAGAGCGCGACCCTGACGGCGGATGAAGATATCCGCTGTATGGAGATCGCCGTCGACGTCTGTAAAGGGACACAGACCAAGGTCCTCGCCGGTGCCGGCAGCAACGCCACCGCCGAAGCCATCACCACGGCCATCCGTGCCCGCGACTGCGGCGTCGACGCGATCTTCTCCGTCGCGCCTTACTACAACAAACCCTCCCAGGAGGGGCTGTACCAGCACTACAAGGCGATCGCCGAAGCCGTTCCGGAACTGCCGTTCATGCTTTACAACGTCCCGGGACGCACCATGTCCGACATCTCCGCCGACACCGTCATCCGTCTCTTTGACGACCTGCCGAACATCTTCGGCATCAAAGAGGCCACCGGGAGCCTGGAGCGCACCGTCGACCTGCTTTCGCGCCGTCCGGAGCTCAAGGTCTTCAGCGGCGACGACGCCATCGACTACCCCATCCTCGCCGCCGGCGGTGCGGGAATCACCTCGGTCACGGCGAACCTGCTGCCCGATATGAAAAGTGCCCTCGTCCGCAGCGCGCTCGCAGGCGATTACGCCACGGCGCGCGCGCTCAACGAGCAGCTGCTGCCGATCAACCAGGTCCTCTTCTGCGAGGCCAACCCCATTCCGATCAAGGCGGCCATGTATATCGCCGGGCTTATCGATACCCTCGAATACCGCCTGCCGCTCGTTCCGCCGTCCGCGGCGAATATGAAGCGCATCGAAGAAGTCATGAAAAACTATACCATCGTAGGAGTCAACTAA
- a CDS encoding quinone-dependent dihydroorotate dehydrogenase yields MIAYESLKPWLFKLQPETAHHVVATLLRTANVCPSLFNRWLEKHFVADPILNQELFGRTFPNPVGLGAGFDKNATMIRGIQALGFGYTEIGTVTPQPQPGNPKPRMFRHVEEETIQNAMGFNNEGMYKVQQRLKARYPFTTPIGVNIGKNKVTPEQDAISDYTQLIRGLHDLGDYLVINISSPNTPGLRDLQNETFIAELFAEAKALTDKPILLKIAPDMTPEQAVALATLAVEKGADGIIATNTTVDYSLVAHPKAIGGLSGKVLKEKSFTIFEAVAKELFGKTVLISVGGIDSAEEAYRRIKTGASLVQVYSGLIFKGPELIGEINRGLVDLLKRDGYSNITEAIGADRR; encoded by the coding sequence ATGATCGCTTACGAATCCCTCAAACCGTGGCTTTTCAAACTCCAGCCGGAGACGGCCCACCACGTCGTGGCAACCCTGCTACGCACGGCCAACGTCTGCCCTTCGCTCTTCAACCGCTGGCTGGAAAAGCACTTTGTCGCCGACCCGATCCTGAACCAGGAGCTCTTCGGGCGTACTTTCCCCAACCCGGTCGGCCTGGGGGCGGGCTTCGACAAGAATGCGACGATGATCCGCGGCATCCAGGCGCTCGGGTTCGGCTACACCGAGATCGGCACCGTCACGCCCCAGCCGCAGCCGGGCAACCCGAAACCGCGGATGTTCCGCCACGTCGAGGAAGAGACGATCCAGAACGCCATGGGCTTCAACAACGAGGGGATGTACAAGGTGCAGCAGCGTCTGAAAGCGCGCTACCCCTTCACGACCCCCATCGGCGTCAACATCGGCAAGAACAAAGTCACCCCGGAGCAGGACGCGATCAGCGACTACACCCAGCTCATCCGCGGCCTGCACGACCTGGGAGATTACCTCGTCATCAACATCTCCTCGCCGAACACCCCGGGCCTGCGCGACCTGCAGAACGAAACCTTCATCGCCGAGCTCTTCGCCGAGGCCAAAGCGCTCACCGACAAACCGATCCTGCTCAAGATCGCCCCGGACATGACCCCGGAACAGGCCGTGGCGCTGGCGACCCTGGCCGTCGAGAAAGGGGCCGACGGGATCATCGCGACCAACACGACCGTCGACTACTCCCTGGTCGCCCACCCCAAAGCGATCGGCGGGCTCTCCGGCAAAGTCTTAAAGGAGAAGAGTTTCACGATCTTCGAAGCCGTGGCGAAGGAACTCTTCGGTAAAACGGTGCTCATTTCCGTCGGGGGGATCGACAGCGCCGAAGAGGCCTACCGCCGTATCAAAACGGGTGCCTCCCTCGTCCAGGTCTATTCAGGCCTGATCTTCAAAGGGCCGGAGCTCATCGGTGAGATCAACCGCGGGCTCGTCGACCTGCTGAAGCGCGACGGTTACAGCAATATCACCGAGGCTATCGGAGCCGACAGACGATGA
- a CDS encoding pitrilysin family protein, producing the protein MANSLPPYETQTLENGMQVVVIPMHNGTGVISTDVFYKVGSRNEVMGKSGIAHMLEHMNFKSSEHLKAGQFDEEVKSVGGVNNASTGFDYTHYFIKSSTGNAEKSISLFAELMANLSLKDEEFQPERDVVAEERRWRTDNNPLGYLYFRLFNNAYLYHPYHWTPIGFMNDIQTWTIDDIRNFHATYYQPQNAILIVTGDIEPETVFALAKTHFGPVKNSREIPKVLAKEPVQDGAKRAFIEKESEVEMIAIVYHIPDFRHPDQPALSAISEMLSSGKSSRLYSELVDKKRLVNQIYAYNMENIDPGVFIFLAACNPGIKAEDVEAALHEQIDQIKAHPVSKAELEKVKINTRADFIFSLESASSVADLFGGYLARGDLKPLETYEENIAALTAEQIQKTAQTYFDDKHSTTIILRKADQ; encoded by the coding sequence ATGGCAAATTCACTGCCGCCTTATGAAACGCAGACACTGGAAAACGGGATGCAGGTCGTCGTCATCCCTATGCACAACGGCACCGGCGTCATCTCGACCGATGTCTTTTACAAAGTGGGAAGCCGCAACGAAGTGATGGGCAAGAGCGGCATCGCGCACATGCTCGAACACATGAATTTCAAATCGTCCGAGCATCTCAAAGCGGGCCAGTTCGACGAAGAGGTCAAGAGCGTCGGCGGCGTCAACAACGCCTCCACCGGTTTCGACTACACCCACTACTTCATCAAAAGCTCCACGGGGAATGCGGAAAAATCCATCTCCCTTTTCGCGGAGCTGATGGCCAACCTGAGCCTCAAAGACGAGGAGTTCCAGCCCGAACGCGATGTCGTCGCCGAAGAGCGCCGCTGGCGCACGGACAACAACCCCCTGGGGTACCTCTATTTCCGTCTGTTCAACAACGCCTATCTCTACCACCCCTACCACTGGACGCCAATCGGCTTCATGAACGACATCCAGACCTGGACCATCGACGATATCCGCAACTTCCATGCGACCTACTACCAGCCGCAGAACGCTATTTTGATCGTCACCGGCGATATCGAGCCCGAAACGGTTTTCGCCCTTGCGAAGACCCACTTCGGTCCCGTCAAGAACAGCCGCGAGATCCCCAAGGTCCTGGCGAAAGAGCCGGTACAGGACGGCGCCAAGCGCGCTTTCATCGAAAAAGAGAGCGAAGTGGAGATGATCGCGATCGTCTACCACATCCCCGACTTCCGCCACCCGGACCAGCCGGCCCTCTCCGCCATCTCCGAGATGCTCAGCTCCGGCAAGAGCAGCCGCCTTTACAGCGAGCTCGTCGACAAGAAACGCCTGGTCAACCAGATCTACGCCTATAACATGGAGAACATCGACCCGGGCGTCTTCATCTTCCTGGCGGCCTGTAACCCGGGCATCAAGGCCGAGGACGTTGAAGCGGCGCTGCACGAGCAGATCGACCAGATCAAAGCACACCCCGTCTCCAAGGCCGAGCTCGAGAAGGTCAAGATCAACACCAGAGCCGACTTCATCTTCTCCCTGGAGAGCGCCAGCTCCGTCGCCGACCTCTTCGGCGGCTACCTCGCCCGCGGCGACCTGAAACCGCTGGAGACCTACGAGGAGAACATCGCCGCACTCACGGCCGAGCAGATCCAGAAGACGGCACAGACCTATTTTGACGACAAGCACTCCACGACCATCATTTTGAGAAAGGCAGACCAATGA